TATTGCGACAGAATTTTGAGACAAATTTTTTTTGTCACAAATCTGTGACANNNNNNNNNNNNNNNNNNNNNNNNNNNNNNNNNNNNNNNNNNNNNNNNNNNNNNNNNNNNNNNNNNNNNNNNNNNNNNNNNNNNNNNNNNNNNNNNNNNNATTTTGTTATTTCATATTTAATATTTTTTAAAAAATAAACAAAATATTACCAAGTTATATTATATTTTAAAAAGAAAAAGGTAAAAATAAATAAAAATAGTGGTAGTTGCATAAAAAATTTAATATTTTTAACATTGTCATCAAAACATTAAACCCTAAACCCTTTGGCAAACTCTAAACCTTTGGATAAATCTTAAACCCTAAATCAAAAATACTAAATATTAAATCTTAAAAACATTAAACCCTTTATCCTAACCCCTAAACCCTTGGATAAATCTTAAACCTTAGGGTTTATGGTTTTATCCAAGGGGTTAGAGTTTACTATTTAGTATTAAGATTTAATGTTTTGTTGATGGCATTAAAATATTTAACAAATTTTTTTTTTTAGCAACGGCTACTATTTTTTTTTATCCAAGAGTTTAGGGGTTATGATTAAGGGTTTAAGTGTTTTAAAGGTTTAGTGTTTAGTGTTTTTGATTTAGGGTTATGATTTATCCAAGGGTTTACCTAAAGGTTTAGGGTTTAGGATTTAAAGTTTAGTGTTTTGATGATGGCGTTAAAAAATTAATTTTTATTTCATAACTATTACTATTTTTTATTTATTTTTACCTTTTTATTTTTAAAACATAATATAATTTGACTTTTTTTGTTTTTTTATAAAAAGAATATTAAGTATGAAATAAAAATTACTATTGATTGATGAACATAAGTTACCCAATAATAACTAGAATATTAATACTTGCAAAAGTGGGACTTTATTAAGGTGGTACATATACATGATACAAATCTAGATTTTATTATTTATATTCGCTTAAATATTGAATTAATGTTGACCTACATGGCAAGATGTTTGAAAAGTAATAAGGAATATTCATATTTTAATTAGGGAAACAATTTTTATTTTAGGAGAGACTATCATATTAAGAGATTGACTACAGAGGAAAACAAATCAAAACAAACCAATTTATTATGAACAAATTAATTAGAGAATCNNNNNNNNNNNNNNNNNNNNNNNNNNNNNNNNNNNNNNNNNNNNNNNNNNNNNNNNNNNNNNNNNNNNNNNNNNNNNNNNNNNNNNNNNNNNNNNNNNNNNNNNNNNNNNNNNNNNNNNNNNNNNNNNNNNNNNNNNNNNNNNNNNNNNNNNNNNNNNNNNNNNNNNNNNNNNNNNNNNNNNNNNNNNNNNNNNNNNNNNNNNNNNNNNNNNNNNNNNNNNNNNNNNNNNNNNNNNNNNNNNNNNNNNNNNNNNNNNNNNNNNNNNNNNNNNNNNNNNNNNNNNNNNNNNNNNNNNNNNNNNNNNNNNNNNNNNNNNNNNNNNNNNNNNNNNNNNNNNNNNNNNNNNNNNNNNNNNNNNNNNNNNNNNNNNNNNNNNNNNNNNNNNNNNNNNNNNNNNNNNNNNNNNNNNNNNNNNNNNNNNNNNNNNNNNNNNNNNNNNNNNNNNNNNNNNNNNNNNNNNNNNNNNNNNNNNNNNNNNNNNNNNNNNNNNNNNNNNNNNNNNNNNNNNNNNNNNNNNNNNNNNNNNNNATTCTACCGGTACGACGATTTCTATTGACAAGGAAACTATGGAAAATAACACGACAAGCATTGATGAATCTTGTACATTTGTTCTTTTTTGTTGGGGGATTTTCTTCTTCTTTTAATTTGATGTACTGTGTTCTTAGGTATATCTACATATGTGTTTGTGTGTGTTTCTTTGTTGATAACAATTATATAATTGTCAAAATCTTAATAAAAGTAATAAAAATAAAAATAAATAGCTATGAACATCTAAAGTTGTGACAATTGCTTACTACAAAATATGGACAGTTTATAGACGGAAAATTAGTATCTATTTAAGACGAATTCTTACCTGAGTCCTAGTGACAACGAATTCACGTAAGTGTAACGAATTGGCGACGACTTTGTAGCCAATAATTGTGATGATTTGTGACAAGAGTTTTGTTGCAATGAGCTACACAATTGAGACATTTTAGTTGTCACAATAGACCACACAATTAAGACTTTAAATTAGTTATGAATAATGACGGTTCGAGACAATATATAAAGTTAGAATTGGTGACGGTCAAAGGACTATATTGTCGTCAATATTAGTGATATTTTGCGACAATAGATCAGTCACTACAAGTGACATAGTTGCCACATTAAAACTGTCACAAATTGTCACAAATTAAGACAATTTGATACGTGAGAAATTGTAACAGCTTTGTTACCAATATACGACGTAACTATGTGGGACGAGTTTGTTACACAAAATTTAGTCGCAAGAAATTGTGACATTTTTGTTACTCCAGAACATTTGTGACACACGTATTGCAACCATTAAAACTTGGTAACAAAAACGTAACAATGATTATATTGTTACGATTTCTTTTCTATTGTGACGAAAAATTCCGTCACAATACCCAAATTTTCTTGTAGTGAAATTTGTTGTACCGCGTAAGCAATATCTGGCCTGGTAAATGTTAAGTACTGTAGAGCTCCTGCAAGACTCCTATAGTGAGTTGGATTGTCCACTGTTTTTGCCTATATCTGCTACGATTTTAGACTTCAGGTCAACTGGGGTGGAGACCGGTTTGCATTCTTCCATGCCGGCTCGTATCAAGATCTCCTCAGCGTACCTCCTTTGATTGAGGAAGAGACCTTTGTCATTGTGAATCGCTGAGATGTCGAGGAACGAGTTGATGAGACCTTCGTCTGTCATTGGAAACTCCTGTTTCATTGCAGCGATGACTTTCGTTGTCAAGGTTGTTGAGGACGTCGTGACAATGATATCGTCTACATAGAGAAGCAAGTATGCTATGTCCTTCCCAGACCTGTAGACAAATAAAGAAGCATCACTTTTGCTTTGCTTAAAGCCTTGATTAGAGATAAATGTGACAAAACGAGCATTCCATGCGCGAGGAGCCTGCTTAAGGCCATAGATGGAACGATTCAGTTTGCATACGTAGTCCGGTTTTGATTTGTCTACAAATCTTGGGGGCTGAAACATGTACACTGTCTTATCAAGTGTTCCATGTAAGAAGGCATTTTGCACGTCTAGTTGATTCACTGGCCAGTTGTTAGAGAGGGCAACATGAAGAACACTTCTTATTGTAGCAGGTTTCACAACTGGACTGAATGTTTCTGAATAGTCTATCCCTTCCTCCTGAGATTTACCATTGGCAACCAGCCTGGATTTGTGACACTTGAAGTTTCCCTGAGCATCATATTTATGCTTATACAACCAAAGACAGCGAATGATGTTAGTGTTCTTCGGTCTCGGAACCAAATCATAAGTACCACTCCTAATAATGGCATCATACTCATATGTCATAGATGGTGTCCAATTGGGATCAGTGAGCGCATGTTTATAGCTTTTTGGTAGTGGAGATTGAGACTGAGCTAGAAGAGACAAGAGCTGTTTTGGCTTATGAATACCATGCTTTGATCTTGTTGTCATCGAATGTCTTGGAGCCTTAGTGACTGCGGATACAGTTTGAGTTGACTGGTTCGATGAGCTAGGCTGGGCTGTAGGAGTTAAAGGCACAGCCGGTGATGTGAGGATGCTCTGGAGAAGAGGTGAGACATCCATGTCATCTTGAAGAAAATCATACGTAGACTCAGTAATTGTGTTTGAGTCTTTATACGGAAAACAAGATTCATCAAAGGTGACATGCCGAGAGATGATAATCTTTTGGGATTCAAGATCGAAGCATCTATAACCTCGGTGGAAGTGAGGATAGCCAAGGAAGATGCAACGAGAGGATCTTGGTGAGAGTTTAGAAGTAGTTGCATGGTTTTGATTTGGGTAGCAGAGGCAGCCAAAAACTCTAAGATGGGAATAGGAAACTGGCTTGTTGAAGAGAAGCTTGTAAGGCACGTTATTATTGATAGCTTTTGACGGCAGAAGATTTAGAGTATGAACTGTAACGTGAAGAGCTTCAACCCAGAATGTAGAAGGAAGCTTAGCCTGAAAGAGAAGAGTTCGGACTGAGTTGTTTATGGTTCAAATCATCCTTTCCGATCGTCCATTTTGTTGGGACGTGTAAGGGCATGAAAAACGAAAGGTGATACCTTGTTCTGCGAAAAAATTATGAAACTTTGAGTTGTTATACTCAGTTCCATTGTCGCATTGCAAGGTTTGAACTTTTGTTTTGAACTGGTTTTCGACATATTTAAAGAAGAGATGAAACTTCGAAAACACTTCAGCTTTGGATCTTATAGGGTAAACCCATAGGAAGTGAGAGAATTGATCCAAGAAAAGAACATAATATCTTATTCCACTTAAACTTTGAACTGGTGAGGTCCATAAGTCTGAGTGAATAATTTGAAAAGGAGCAGTGACAAGAGAAAAAGGCAATTTTATTTGTTTTCCAATTTGACAAGCGTCGCAGACATGAGAAAGATCATGTTTATTACAAGATAAAAACTTAGAAGAAATCAAAGAAGACATAGACTGGTTGCTCAAATGAGCCAAACGACGGTGCCATGTGTTTGATGAAGTTGAAAAAAGTGCTGAATGCCCTGAAGTGAGCTTATTTGAAGTTGGAAAGACTGGATATAAGTCGCCAGTACTGTCACTGCGGAGAATCGTCTGACGAGTTTGAAGGTCCTTCACAGAAAAACCATAAGGGTCAAACTCAATAGAACAAGAATTGTCTTTAGTAAATTTTCGAACCGAAATGAGATTCTTGATAATAGAAGGAGTTACTAAGACAGATGAGAGATTTAATTGTTTTGATCGAGAAGGAAAAGATTAGAAACCCGTTTTAGTAATTGGAATACTTCCCCCGTTGGCCACTGTGACTGTTTGATTGATGCCAGTATTAAGGATGGACTTTAGATTACCTGGATTGTTGGTGAGGTGAGACGTGGCTCCAGAGTCCATGTACCACTGATGATCTGAAGGATCCATCAACGTCATTGTGTTGAATGCAGAGGCAAAGTCCGTTGTTGGAACAGGGGAATTAGCAAAGTTGTTCATAGGAGCTTGCGCTTGAACCTGATGGACTTGGTGATTGGAGATGGGGCGCGGTCCAAGAATGCCCTGATTGTTGAGTTGTTGCTGGTTGTTCCATGGAACCGCTTGCTGATTTCCCCAGAAGGGATATCCGTTTTGCCAATATGGGACGCCCCACTGATTGTACATGGGTCGTTGTTGATTGTTGAAGTTGCGTTCACGTCCTCTGTTTTTGCGGTTTGATCCCCTGTTGTTGTAGAACTTTTGCTGCTGTTGTGGTTGTTGAGCTGTGGTTGAGACGTTGAGTACCTTGTCGGAAGAGGTTGTGTCTTTGACAATCGTCGATCTGCTTCCTTTGTTCAGTCTGTCCTCTTCTAGGAGCAGCATCGATCGCGCTTGCTCAAACGTGGGGAAGGGTTGACGATGGATGATCACGTTGATTATGTTATTGTACTTGTGACTTAAGCCATTGAGCAAGTAGGTCACGAGAGTCCTCTCCGAGACAGTAGAGTCGACATTGGTGAGTAGATCAGCGATGGACTTAACGTCCTGACAGTAATCCTGGATAGTTTTGTCGCCTATCACCTTGGTGCGGAGGTCGTGATCTAGTTGGATAGCGCGAGCTTCCTTGTTGTCTCTGAAGAAGTTCTGAATTCGGATCCAGATCTCTCGAGATGTTCCTCCTGTTTTGAAGGTGTTACGAAACAGATTCTTGGAGAGGGTACCGTAGATCCATAGTTTGACTAGACCGTCACGTTTGCCCCATTGTTGATCATTATCATCAGTGGGAAGAAGAGTTCCGTCGAGATGTCCTCCGACGTCGAAACTTTGACAGTGAGTCAAGAAGAGTTCTTTCCAGGCATCGTAATTGAACTCATCTGTGTCTAAGATGATCAGAACATGTAGTTTGATGTTATGCACACCATACGCACGTTCAAGAGTAGTAGGAGGAGCAGCTATGGTGAGATAGAGTGAAGAAAAGGTTGTAGAAGAGAGAAGAAGATAAAGGAAGAAGTTGGGAACTTATGGTTCAGGATAACTGAACGTCTGATACCATGAAAGTGGAAATCTTTCCCTTGCCTTGATTTACAGATTTACATGAGTTTATATACACAAAATTGTTACACGATATGAGGAGATCACATCCTCGAATATAGGAACGTATCACAAACAAGAATTGGAATATTCTTGATTGGCTAACAGTTATCAATAAGAGTTAACTAAAGATGAATAGGCTTCAATCATAGCCGACCTTTTGCTGTTGAAATTACATCTTTCATATTATCGAAATAATATCTTTATGCTCACACATCACAGTTCGTAATAATATATTATCTTGGCAATGGAGGTAGACACAAACAACAACGGTATCGTGTCGAGTAAGATTTCTATGTAATATAAATGTGATGTTAAATTGTTACAATACAGGACTATAACACAAAAAATGTAAGAAAAAAATTCTTAAGAAATATGTAAAGGTATTTCATTAATAATAATTAACTGGTCATTTGTTATTTGATACTAACATTAAGAAAGAAATATAGCTATTAATTGCATTCCGCATTCGTTAAAAATCTGAAATGATAACATCCAAAATTCACTGTTAAGATATAACAACGATATAGTGATTTGCAAAAAAATGACGGATAGAAAAATTGTAAATATTTATATTTATCAGTCTTATGTGTTTTCTTAAATTTCATTCATTTTTATAAAATAATGTCGCGTTAATTTACTCAAGGACTCGCTACTCTGCACTTTACTAAGCTATTTTTTTTTTTTAACTAAAATATATCTCGAAAGGGGGTACCGGAACAGTTACAGAGGGAGCCGGTGGCCTGAGTAAACAGTGAAACCCTAGAAAATTACATCGATTTTGCTAAAAACTTTTGCAAATCTATGGAGGCGAATGTTCAGGGGAGGGAAAGAAGACCGTGGAAGCTCGTGGCTTCCCACTCCGATGGACGCTATTTATTTTAATTACTCACGAAAGACAGTTTTGCCTGTGTTTCTACCAGTTTTTGTAAGAGCCCAAAAAATATTACAAATGAAGACGTATGTTTAATTAGTATATTAAGGTTTAGCATGCAACTGATTACCGACTACTCCTTATGCCATTTACAAATTTTTCACAAGGAGACAAATGGACATATTAACTAACTGAATAAACAAATAGTCTTTAGCAAAAGGACAAGATGATGTACTTAAATAGTTAGTAGAAAATTAAATCACCAGTCTTATAATAAGCGTTCGATCATCTAGATCAAAATTAGATACCGACTTTCTTTCTTTTTTGTCAAAGTTGAACAGTTCAGATTTGAACAAAAGTTGGATTATTGTAATGAGATCTAGGGCAACAATGGCTTGTAAAACTAACTGTTCTAGCACCTCTCGCTTTCAAACTCATATCAAAGGCCAAAGTTTAAAAGGCGGCGGCTGCATATGTCATTTGCAATGCATTTAGCTCTTGTTGTGATTGCAAATAGATAATATATATTATATTTACGGTCAACGTAAAAAGATTAGTGAGTAGATTAAAGTTAGATGAAAGAGCACTCTCAAACCCTTCTGGTTAATCCCTTCCGAGTATCATGCATGGAATTCTAAACTAAATAACTAAACTAATTTCAAAATGAAACTGATATCGTTATTAGTTAATCTTGATAAGGTGTAACATTTTAGCTTAGATATCAAATTAACGAATAATTTAATAACGACTAAAGATAACCGGATATATGAGAAAATACGAAGTCACACGGTACGTAAAAGCTGAGTTACAAGCAAAACTAGCAAACAAGTTGAGTTAGCATTACTCTTACATAAAATTACCAACAAGAATGGAAAAAAAAACGTTCAGTGCTTTTGCAAAACAAGGAGAAAAAACTAATCTGAAGATAGAACAAATTTTTCTTTGTGAAACCATTCAAGATAATTATACCCAAAAAATAGAATCTACACGACATATATGAAAATACAACTGAAACATTTTCTAATACAAATACAGATATGTTAATATAGTGTGCTCAACTATATTTGCATGATGTTAGTGTACATAATGACACTGGAATAGGTCAAAAACAAATTATTTAAGTATGAAGGGTGCAAAAATAACTCTATAACTGTACGTAATAAATATATGTAAGAAAGTGAAGCTGGATAAATAACTTTAAACGTGCAAGCTACCATCTCGAGTTTCTGATCCAACAAATTAGCCAAATATCAATGTGTTGTGATCAGTCTGAATGATGATGTCTGGTAAAGTAAGGAAAATATCAATCCATAGTATTTTCTAGCCCTGAGATTATCAGTCTGAGAATACCGGATTTGTTTCAAATTATCATTTTTAACTTACTATTTCTGATTCAACGTATTGCTAATTATCTTACTATTTTCCAATGCTATATTTGTAAGTGCGGATGAGTCAAGAAATATATAGTAGAAAGTAAACGATACACAAAGTTTGTTAACATGGTTAGTTTCCTACATTTTCGGAACCTCGTCCAGATTCCATTGATTACTAGAACAAGAATGCAAATACATCATTATTTGCTAACACATACATCAGGCACAAACCTCCTGACACGTTTTTTTTCTAGATAGATATTCAAGCATACATGCATAGATCACCATCCGGAGCACCGGAGCATATTGTCTTCTACAGCTGCAATCGTCACAGATCTCTTCAATGAAACCTGATGTGCTAAATTTCCCCTGAGTTAAGGTTTCAATCTCCAAGTCTTTGAAGGTACGTCATTATGTACTTCACCAAGTACGTCACCGAGTACGTCAACACCTAACGGACACCAAAGATACCAACGAGCACGTCAACACCAACACACAACTTGGTCACCACAACACAACGGACAACTCCACCACACCTAATGTCATCACCAACGTCACAACACCAAGTACAGCGAAACAATCCGTCACACACTACGTCAACACCAACATCACCAACGTCACCAAACTAAGTCCACATCGGACTCCATCACAAACAGCTTCAGAATATACTTCGATACCAAGCAATACAATAAACAATGAAACTTCTCTCTCTTTATTCTCTAGGTCTCTCATTCTCATTAGGCACGTCCCTCATTATATAATAAATTTTTAACTTGCTCTCCAAATTCATTAAATGCACTTTAATGAACTTCTATTTCCATATAAGGAAACTTTTTATTCATCTCCAAGTATCACTTCCTCTCAAAGCAAAACCCTTTTGCTTAATGGAAAACGTCATTTGTCTTCAACAACATTTTTTTTCTTTTCCAAGTTTCACTTACACACGCAATCCATGTAAGGAAACTTCCTTGTAAACATCTTCACAATTCAAAGTCAGACATACGTCTTGACACACGTTTTGTAGTACATCACGAACTACATCAGAACACCTTAGAAAATCATATCTTCAATATTTTGGTGATAATGGGGAACTAAATCATTATTAAAACTTAGTTAGTCATCCAGACAGACTTTATACAAATAATTTGTCAAGATATTAAAAAAGAAAGGGGAAAACTATAAACTGTAGCTGCAAAAACCAAATGTAAAACTCACTTGAAAATCTAAACTCAAAATTTTCACTGATATGTGTGGAACAATCAAATCGGCATCTGAACATATGGGCTTTCGTCGGACTAATTTTTTTCATATCAGCATTGATTGTTTCGTATCGATAATATGCAAGTTGATAATCGACATATTTCAATATATTAAGAGAGTTCTATGTATTAATTTTTGTTAATGTCTCATAACATGAGGCACACCCCTACACTTCAAAACTAGTGTTTTTTGTTAATATTTGTTATAATAACGGATCCAATATTTGATCTTAAAAGAGTAACTAAATCAAAAACATATTTTGCGGTTTCAAAGAAGGAAAGTTGGTAAAACTCAGTTTTTAAAAATGAAACAAAAACATGAAATTTCATTTAAGTCATTTTAATCTCAAACTTTTGAAAATTGAACATTAATTTTTATTGATCTGTTTTAGATACATGAAAAATCAAGGTTAAGTCAATTTAATGGTTGAAATTTTGTGTCTCTGAAACGGTTTGGTCAACAAAACTTGAGGTTTAGAATGGATAATTTTTAAAAGTTGGAAATTAAAATAGCTTAAACAAAAATTGAAGGTTATTCTGGTTTTTTGTATAAATTGAGGGTTTTTGACTTATTGTTTTCCTAAAATTAAATAAAAATGGAGAAAAAGTGAATTATGTGAAAATGAATGGAATATTTTAGAACCAAATAAATTTTAGGTGAAAGAAAAAAAAATATAATACGGAAATAATAGTATTGCCCCTCATTAAAAAGAATAAAAATAATACCAAAAATTATAATATTGAATCTAGATCGCACTCGTGAGCTATAACCCTAAATTCACTAATTTAATGAGTTTTTTTGTATTTTTATACAAATGTAATATTTGTATATATAAAATATACGTAAAAAGCTTTAAACTGATCTATGATTAATCAGTGATTTATCTCTTCTTTTTGTTGATTAAGTAGGTCCATAATGACCATACAAGTCATATGCCTAACGCAATTTTTGGTGGCGATAGTTCTTCCAGATTTTTTGTTTTGATGGTGATAGAGTTCTTACTAGAAACTATGATCAATCCAAAAGGTAACATGAAATTATTGAATCGACGGTTTGGAACGTTGATCTCATTGACTATGTTAGTATTAGTGAAACAATATAAATATATTTCTTATCTCGTTGACTCCTAATAGAGTAAAAGTAGATTGCAACCATGGTTAATTAGGTCGAAACTTTAGCTACTGTTAAGATTCAACTTTTAAAAATAAAGATAAAACATTTATATAAAAAATATTAAGTCAACTATACATAAAATAGATTTGTTGTTTACTGTAAATCCCTATATATCTTTTTTTAATTTTGTCTTTCTAGTTCTTTTTGTTGAGAACCATTTGCTTATGTGGTTTAATAAAACAATCCAGAGTTTTTTTTGTAACTGAAAAACAATGGAGAGTTAAAAGAATAATAAAAAAAAAACATCAAAAATCTAATTAATAACAAATCGTCTACTTGGTTGAGTCGTATAAATTATTTGTAATAATACTATGTACTATGAGTTAAATAAATATGAGTAGCTTGAAGTTGTTGGAATCACGTGGTAGCCTCACCAACAATCGACGTATCCGTGAAAAATAAGGTGGCAGAGGCGAAGCAAAGGCACGTGATACGGCGGCGAGAGTGGTAATTGAGCACGGGATGCCTTCACTTCGTTATGGTTGCCACGTATTGAGCCTCTCTACTTTTTTCCGAACCTATCTAGATTTTACGTTCATTTGTCTAAATCTAATAAAATGGATCAATCAAATCATACCGTTTATTGTAGGTCCGAGACTTATTATCCGAGATCCAGATTCGATCTGAGATCCGATCCGGATCCGCTCCGAAAATCCGGAAGAGCCGAATCCGGATCCGGATAATAAAATGTTGGATCCGTAAAGACCGGATCACTAGAAGAAAACAGAAGTCTAACGAGAAAATTTAACGTGGAA
This genomic interval from Brassica oleracea var. oleracea cultivar TO1000 chromosome C2, BOL, whole genome shotgun sequence contains the following:
- the LOC106323557 gene encoding uncharacterized protein LOC106323557, producing the protein MESMIHHSYCQRFGTDCKDLIAMLEQPQDWSTFSTELEIIQTLRLCFSDFKISYFPRMQNEIADSLAKNAPAPPTTLERAYGVHNIKLHVLIILDTDEFNYDAWKELFLTHCQSFDVGGHLDGTLLPTDDNDQQWGKRDGLVKLWIYGTLSKNLFRNTFKTGGTSREIWIRIQNFFRDNKEARAIQLDHDLRTKVIGDKTIQDYCQDVKSIADLLTNVDSTVSERTLVTYLLNGLSHKYNNIINVIIHRQPFPTFEQARSMLLLEEDRLNKGSRSTIVKDTTSSDKVLNVSTTAQQPQQQQKFYNNRGSNRKNRGRERNFNNQQRPMYNQWGVPYWQNGYPFWGNQQAVPWNNQQQLNNQGILGPRPISNHQVHQVQAQAPMNNFANSPVPTTDFASAFNTMTLMDPSDHQWYMDSGATSHLTNNPGPSNSSDDSPQ